The Leadbetterella byssophila DSM 17132 DNA window AAGCATACTTGCCCTTACTACTATATTAAGTTCATGTAAGGACGTTCTTGAGGCGCCTACAAAATCTTCCTTAGATGAATCTGTCATCTTCTCTACCCCTAGTTTAGCGGAAGGTGCTATTGCAGGTGTTATCCAATCCTTCGCGGAAACCAACTCATACCGAGGAAGATATTTGGTTTTCTATGGGATTAATACTGATACCGAGGTATATAACTCTGTAAAGAATACTACATCTGAGCAGGCAAGGCTTTCTAATTACAACACGAATGTCAATAACTCTCAAATGAACACAGACAATAATGCCTGGGCGAAGTTCTATGAGGGAATTGAAAGGGCTAACCTAGCCATACGAGGCTTGAGAACCTACGGAAACGTGCAACAAAATAGAGAACTGGCTCAACTACTAGGTGAAATGCTCACCTTGAGAGCAGTGGTGTACAGTGACCTACTTAAAGGTTGGGGTGATGTTCCAGCAAGGTTTGAACCTTTAACTTCTGAAACGGTTTATTTAGAAAGATCAGACAGAGATGTCATATATAAACAATTGCTTGCTGATCTTGAAGAAGCCGCTGAGCTTTTAGCATGGCCAAACGAAACTCCGGCAACTCAATCTGTGGAAAGAGTGAATAAAGCCTTTGCTAAAGGACTGAGGGCTCGTCTAGCCCTAGCAGCGGGAGGGTACGGACAAAGGCCAGATGGCACCGTTAGAAGAAGTACAGATCCTGAATTGGCACCGGACAAAATGTACGCCATAGCTAAAAAGGAATGCTTAGACGTAATCAACAGCGGTACAGCCAGACTTTTAGGATTTGAAGAAGTTTGGAAAACCTTTGCTGCAGAAACAAATAGAGCGGGACTGGAGTCCTTATGGGAAATTCCATTCAGTGAAGGTAGAGGAAGAGTAATCTTTGACCTGGGTGTTAAACATGATGTAGTTAGTGATTACACCGGCCAAAACCGTGGAGGAACTAACGGCCCAAATCCCATCATGTATTACGAATATGAAAGAGAGGACGTTAGAAGAGACGTAACCTGTGTTCCATATAAATGGGTAGCAAACGCCTCCTCACCTAAAGGAGTAAAACAAGACCCTGTAGGATTAGGTACTTGGTATTTTGGAAAGTACAGATACGAATGGCTTAACCGTAGAGTCACTTCCACAAACGATGATGGCCTTAACTGGATGTATATGCGCTATGCTGACATCTTGTTGATGGCAGCTGAAGCTATCAATGAACTGGATGGTCCTGGAGCTGCGGCTCCGTATCTAAAAATGATTCGCGACAGAGCTTATCCTAACCATCCTCAAAAGGTTACGGAATACATGTCAAAGGTAACTGCCAGCAAGCAAGCTTTCTTTGAAGCCATAGTACATGAGAGAGCATTGGAATTTACAGGAGAGATGCTTAGAAAGGCCGATCTCATTCGTTGGAACTTACTGAGCAGCAAACTGGCTGAAGCGAAGACAAAATTGCAGCAATTAGAAAACAGAGAAGGAAAATATGCACAGCTTCCTAGCAAAATCTATTATACCCTAGCCCCTGATAATGAAAAGGTCATTATCTATGGCTTAAACTTTGGTGATACAGATGCTGCTGGCGCTGCTTTAGGATATGAATCCAATAAGACTTGGACCTTAAGTGCATCTAGTGATGCTGTAAAATATTGGGATGCCCTGTATTTAAGGAATCCAGACCAACAGCAATTCTGGCCAATCTGGCAAGTCTTCTTAGATACAAGCAATGGTAAACTATCCAATGACGGATATAACTTTTAATGGGACATGAAAAGAACATTTAATTATATACTTAGCGCGGCAATCCTCTTAGGGAGTGTAGCCTGCGAGGATAATCTACCGGAAGAGATAAGCACCCTAAACGTAAGTAGGGTCTTCTCTCCTACCGGTTTGGAGGCGAGGATTGTTAACCAAACTTCCATAAGGGTTAGTTGGGCCGCGGTCAAAAATGCCAAATCCTATAGTATTCAAGTATTTGAAGGACAAAATACTAGTGGAACTCCAGTATGGTCAAAGGACGGCATAGCCTGGGAAGAAATGCCTTACACCATTCCTGCACTCAATGGAGAAACCCTATATACCGTTCAAGTAAGGGCTAATGGGGACGGAATAGCAGATTCAAAATGGTCCGGCGTAAGTATCACTACAAATGCGGAACAGCTTTTCTTACCTGTGGATCCGGAAGAAATAAAAGCTACTCAAGTAACTTTAAAATGGACTGCTGGGTCTGAAGCTGACCGCATACTCCTTATGCCGGGTGAGAAAACGCACACCCTCACTCCATCTGAAAAAGCG harbors:
- a CDS encoding RagB/SusD family nutrient uptake outer membrane protein: MKRIISILALTTILSSCKDVLEAPTKSSLDESVIFSTPSLAEGAIAGVIQSFAETNSYRGRYLVFYGINTDTEVYNSVKNTTSEQARLSNYNTNVNNSQMNTDNNAWAKFYEGIERANLAIRGLRTYGNVQQNRELAQLLGEMLTLRAVVYSDLLKGWGDVPARFEPLTSETVYLERSDRDVIYKQLLADLEEAAELLAWPNETPATQSVERVNKAFAKGLRARLALAAGGYGQRPDGTVRRSTDPELAPDKMYAIAKKECLDVINSGTARLLGFEEVWKTFAAETNRAGLESLWEIPFSEGRGRVIFDLGVKHDVVSDYTGQNRGGTNGPNPIMYYEYEREDVRRDVTCVPYKWVANASSPKGVKQDPVGLGTWYFGKYRYEWLNRRVTSTNDDGLNWMYMRYADILLMAAEAINELDGPGAAAPYLKMIRDRAYPNHPQKVTEYMSKVTASKQAFFEAIVHERALEFTGEMLRKADLIRWNLLSSKLAEAKTKLQQLENREGKYAQLPSKIYYTLAPDNEKVIIYGLNFGDTDAAGAALGYESNKTWTLSASSDAVKYWDALYLRNPDQQQFWPIWQVFLDTSNGKLSNDGYNF